A window of Leclercia adecarboxylata contains these coding sequences:
- the emtA gene encoding membrane-bound lytic murein transglycosylase EmtA: MKLRWFAFLIVLLAGCSSKQDYQKPDWNPEVPVKRAMQWMPISEKAGEAWGVSPRLVTAIIAVESGGNPNLVSKSNAVGLMQLKASTAGREVYRHMGWSGQPSTSELKNPERNISMGTAYLSILEHGILKGIEDPEVMQYALVVSYVNGAGALLRTFSSDRKKAIAEINDMDKDEFFEHVVNNHPAPQAPRYIWKVQKAMDAM, encoded by the coding sequence AGCAGGATTACCAGAAGCCGGACTGGAACCCGGAAGTTCCGGTTAAACGGGCGATGCAGTGGATGCCGATCAGCGAAAAAGCCGGTGAGGCCTGGGGCGTCAGCCCACGTCTGGTAACCGCCATTATTGCGGTGGAGTCGGGCGGCAACCCGAATCTGGTGAGTAAATCCAACGCGGTGGGCCTGATGCAGCTTAAAGCGTCCACCGCCGGACGCGAGGTTTACCGGCATATGGGCTGGAGCGGGCAACCCTCCACCAGCGAGCTGAAAAACCCGGAGCGCAATATCTCCATGGGTACCGCCTATCTGAGCATTCTGGAGCACGGGATCCTGAAAGGGATTGAGGATCCGGAAGTGATGCAGTATGCGCTGGTGGTGTCGTACGTTAACGGCGCGGGCGCGCTGCTGCGTACCTTCTCGTCGGATCGCAAAAAGGCAATAGCCGAAATCAACGATATGGATAAAGACGAGTTCTTTGAGCATGTCGTTAATAACCACCCCGCACCGCAGGCACCGCGCTATATCTGGAAAGTGCAAAAAGCGATGGACGCCATGTAA
- the treA gene encoding alpha,alpha-trehalase TreA, giving the protein MMRPQQHAALRLAIGGILLGITAFSYADEPNGAKKQAPDILFGPLFNDVQSAKLFPDQKTFADAVPKNDPQAILADYHMQRKQSGFDLRHFVEMNFTLPTEKEKYVPPAGQTLRAHIDGLWPVLTRTTSSAGKWDSLLPLPQPYVVPGGRFREIYYWDSYFTMLGLAESGHWDKVASMVDNFAYELDSWGHIPNGNRSYYLSRSQPPFFALMVELLATHDKEALKKYRPQMEKEYAYWMEGVDALQAGQASQRVVKLDDGAVLNRYWDDRDTPRPESWLDDINTAKKYPSRPATEIYRDLRAAAASGWDFSSRWMDDPKQLGTIRTTSIVPVDLNALMFKMEKLLAKASQEGGDSEAASRYEGLAADRQKAMERYLWNDKQGWYADYDLKTKQVRDPLTAAALFPLYVNAASQERADKTAKAAEAQLLKAGGISTTTVNSGQQWDAPNGWAPLQWVATEGLQNYGHKKVAMDVTWRFLTNVQHTYDREQKLVEKYDVSTTGTGGGGGEYPLQDGFGWTNGVTLKMLDLVCPQANPCDKVPATQPAANDEPAETQKSVGQQ; this is encoded by the coding sequence ATGATGAGACCTCAGCAGCACGCAGCACTGCGGCTGGCAATTGGCGGCATCCTGCTTGGGATAACTGCCTTCAGCTATGCGGACGAACCGAATGGCGCGAAGAAACAAGCGCCGGACATTCTGTTTGGCCCACTGTTTAACGATGTGCAAAGCGCCAAACTCTTCCCCGATCAAAAGACCTTTGCCGATGCCGTACCGAAAAACGATCCCCAGGCGATCCTCGCCGACTACCACATGCAGCGTAAACAGTCCGGGTTCGATCTCCGCCATTTTGTGGAGATGAACTTCACCCTGCCGACCGAAAAAGAGAAATATGTGCCGCCAGCAGGCCAGACGCTGCGGGCTCATATCGACGGGCTGTGGCCGGTGCTGACGCGCACGACCTCCAGTGCCGGGAAGTGGGATTCGCTGCTGCCGCTGCCGCAACCCTACGTGGTGCCGGGCGGACGCTTCCGTGAGATTTACTACTGGGACAGCTACTTCACCATGCTCGGGCTCGCAGAGAGCGGCCACTGGGATAAAGTCGCCAGCATGGTGGACAACTTCGCGTATGAGCTGGACAGCTGGGGCCACATTCCCAACGGCAACCGCAGCTACTACCTGAGCCGCTCCCAGCCGCCGTTCTTTGCCCTGATGGTGGAGCTGCTGGCGACGCACGATAAAGAGGCGCTGAAGAAGTACCGTCCGCAGATGGAAAAAGAGTATGCCTACTGGATGGAAGGGGTTGATGCCCTTCAGGCAGGCCAGGCCAGCCAGCGGGTGGTGAAGCTGGACGATGGCGCAGTGCTTAACCGCTACTGGGACGACCGTGACACGCCGCGCCCGGAATCCTGGCTGGATGATATCAACACCGCGAAAAAATACCCCAGCCGCCCGGCAACGGAGATCTACCGGGATCTGCGCGCTGCAGCGGCTTCCGGCTGGGACTTTAGCTCGCGCTGGATGGACGATCCGAAGCAGCTGGGGACGATCCGCACCACCAGCATCGTGCCGGTGGATCTGAACGCCCTGATGTTCAAAATGGAAAAACTGCTGGCGAAGGCCAGCCAGGAAGGGGGAGACAGCGAAGCAGCCAGCCGCTATGAGGGGCTGGCCGCCGACCGTCAGAAAGCCATGGAGCGCTACCTGTGGAATGATAAACAGGGCTGGTACGCCGATTACGATCTGAAAACCAAACAGGTGCGCGACCCGTTAACCGCCGCGGCCCTCTTCCCGCTGTACGTCAATGCGGCCTCGCAGGAGCGCGCGGACAAAACGGCGAAAGCCGCCGAAGCCCAGCTGCTGAAAGCCGGGGGGATCTCGACCACCACCGTCAACAGCGGCCAACAGTGGGATGCACCTAACGGCTGGGCGCCATTGCAGTGGGTGGCTACCGAAGGGTTGCAGAACTACGGCCATAAAAAAGTGGCGATGGACGTGACGTGGCGCTTCCTCACCAACGTGCAGCACACCTACGATCGCGAGCAGAAGCTGGTGGAGAAATATGATGTCTCTACTACCGGCACAGGCGGCGGCGGTGGCGAATATCCGCTTCAGGACGGCTTTGGCTGGACCAACGGCGTAACGCTGAAGATGCTGGACCTGGTATGTCCGCAGGCCAACCCTTGCGACAAAGTACCCGCCACGCAGCCCGCGGCCAACGATGAACCGGCAGAAACGCAGAAAAGTGTCGGACAGCAGTAA
- a CDS encoding OBAP family protein → MKSLPLNLAVLLLVGCGANNTPPQAPLPGKGTSATLSTLETGAQVIQSRPPVEAISAYLDGFHFYSGDKNGQMEAHHYVTVLNEEVMQAVIYDGNTKDARLMGVEYIISERLFNTLPPEEKKLWHSHQYEVKSGSLVAPGLPAVADKALMNKIVNTYGKTWHTWHTDRDKTLPLGIPALMMGFTGEGQLDPALLADRDSRLRIDTQKIKAQRADIVAHPVAEGANAWQRGEVIQLQRVQGSGEHGQGDTAHFGVAEKRVSQKQP, encoded by the coding sequence ATGAAATCCTTACCTCTGAATCTTGCTGTCCTGCTGCTTGTCGGCTGCGGGGCGAATAATACGCCGCCGCAGGCACCGCTTCCGGGCAAAGGCACCTCTGCTACCCTGAGTACCCTGGAGACGGGGGCCCAGGTTATCCAGTCGCGGCCGCCGGTGGAGGCCATCAGCGCCTACCTGGACGGCTTTCATTTTTACAGCGGGGATAAAAACGGGCAGATGGAGGCCCATCACTACGTGACCGTGCTCAATGAAGAGGTCATGCAGGCGGTCATCTATGACGGCAACACGAAAGATGCCCGCCTGATGGGGGTGGAGTACATCATCAGCGAGCGCCTGTTTAATACCCTGCCGCCGGAGGAGAAAAAGCTCTGGCACAGCCATCAGTACGAAGTGAAATCGGGCAGCCTGGTGGCACCCGGCCTGCCTGCGGTCGCCGACAAGGCGCTGATGAATAAAATCGTCAACACCTACGGCAAAACCTGGCACACCTGGCATACGGATCGCGACAAAACCTTGCCGCTTGGCATACCCGCGCTGATGATGGGCTTTACCGGAGAGGGGCAGCTCGATCCGGCGCTGCTGGCGGATCGCGACAGTCGTCTGAGGATCGATACGCAAAAGATAAAAGCCCAGCGGGCCGATATCGTAGCTCATCCGGTTGCAGAAGGCGCCAACGCCTGGCAGCGCGGCGAGGTCATTCAGCTTCAGCGCGTGCAGGGTAGCGGAGAACACGGCCAGGGTGATACGGCGCATTTTGGCGTCGCCGAAAAAAGGGTGAGCCAGAAACAGCCCTGA
- a CDS encoding glycoside-pentoside-hexuronide (GPH):cation symporter yields MSATEKLAVKEKIGYSLGDAASHIVFDSSVAILAYFYTDIYGLPPAVMGTMFLLVRLLDAITDPIMGAIADATSSRWGRFRPWLLAICVPFAVSCVLVYTIPSFSDSGKVVYAVAAYIFMTLMYTAINIPYCSLGAALTSDPRENLSLQSWRFAITPLGGALGTACILPLADYLYPQDRASGIQVAMAIFGVIGCLMFIICFATTKERVQPIKEENLNVVRDVKILFRNEQWRILSVYNFMMLIAVVIRGGAVVYYVNTVLRQGTDIISLFMLGGMIASMLGSLLAQPLGSRFCKIKLSFWINLLNAGLGIVCFWLPVQFWLIPLVAHFLIQTVQGGNGALQWSMITDANNYGEWKTQRRITGMNVAANIFVIKLGVAVGGAILGWVLAGFEYQSSAAVQSPQAVQGVIWLFTLIPSLFYLFTAVAIKFYRLDEQKMHAVVTDLNNGEFAKS; encoded by the coding sequence ATGTCGGCAACGGAAAAATTAGCGGTAAAAGAGAAAATAGGTTACAGCCTGGGCGATGCGGCCAGCCATATCGTATTCGATTCATCAGTGGCGATCCTCGCCTATTTCTATACGGATATTTACGGGCTGCCGCCAGCGGTAATGGGGACAATGTTTTTACTGGTCAGACTGCTGGACGCCATTACCGACCCGATAATGGGCGCCATCGCTGATGCCACCTCCTCACGCTGGGGACGCTTTCGGCCCTGGCTGCTGGCGATCTGCGTTCCGTTCGCGGTCAGCTGCGTACTGGTCTATACCATCCCGTCATTCTCTGACAGCGGCAAGGTGGTCTATGCCGTGGCGGCCTATATCTTTATGACCCTGATGTATACCGCCATCAATATTCCCTACTGCTCGCTGGGGGCGGCCCTTACCTCCGATCCGCGAGAAAACCTCTCTTTGCAGTCCTGGCGTTTTGCCATCACCCCGCTGGGTGGGGCTCTGGGCACTGCCTGCATTCTGCCGCTGGCGGATTATCTCTATCCCCAGGATCGCGCGAGCGGCATTCAGGTGGCGATGGCCATTTTCGGGGTCATTGGCTGCCTGATGTTTATCATCTGTTTTGCCACCACCAAAGAGCGCGTCCAGCCAATTAAGGAAGAAAACCTCAATGTTGTCCGTGACGTCAAAATTCTGTTTCGCAATGAGCAGTGGCGCATTCTGTCCGTCTACAACTTTATGATGCTGATAGCGGTGGTGATCCGCGGCGGGGCGGTGGTCTATTACGTCAATACCGTCCTGCGCCAGGGCACGGATATTATCTCGCTGTTTATGCTGGGCGGGATGATCGCCTCGATGCTGGGTTCGCTACTGGCGCAGCCGCTGGGTTCCCGCTTCTGCAAAATCAAACTCTCATTCTGGATCAACCTGCTTAATGCCGGGCTGGGCATCGTCTGCTTCTGGTTGCCGGTGCAATTCTGGCTGATCCCGCTGGTAGCCCATTTCCTTATTCAGACGGTGCAGGGCGGAAACGGTGCGCTGCAGTGGTCTATGATCACCGACGCCAATAATTACGGCGAATGGAAAACCCAGCGTCGAATTACCGGTATGAACGTCGCTGCCAATATTTTTGTCATTAAATTAGGCGTCGCCGTCGGGGGCGCTATTCTGGGCTGGGTGCTGGCCGGGTTTGAATATCAATCCAGCGCCGCCGTGCAATCACCTCAGGCGGTGCAAGGGGTGATCTGGTTATTTACCCTCATCCCGTCACTCTTTTATCTGTTTACCGCCGTGGCAATTAAATTTTACCGCCTCGATGAACAGAAAATGCATGCCGTTGTGACGGATTTAAATAACGGTGAATTTGCAAAGTCATAA
- the ycgR gene encoding flagellar brake protein YcgR, which produces MSNYSEQFLKTNPLAVLGVLRDLQKNDVPVRISWGNNQFISKILDATPERLVMDLGSQEYENRSVLRAENITVAADTQGAKVEFGLPRLEQGNYQALPAFISPLPASVWCIQRREYFRISAPLHPAYFCKARMPDKSVIRFRLHDLSLGGMGALMDTAKPEGLVEGMRFSQIELDMGGWGRFFFDAQLITVSERKVVDSKNETITTPRLSFRFLNVGPGPERELQRIIYSLEREARERANKVR; this is translated from the coding sequence GTGAGTAATTACAGTGAGCAGTTCCTGAAAACTAATCCGCTGGCTGTTTTGGGTGTACTACGCGATCTGCAAAAAAATGATGTGCCCGTGCGTATCAGCTGGGGAAACAACCAGTTCATCAGCAAAATTCTGGATGCGACGCCGGAGCGTCTGGTGATGGATTTAGGCAGTCAGGAGTATGAAAACCGCTCGGTGTTACGCGCAGAAAACATCACCGTGGCCGCCGACACGCAGGGTGCCAAGGTCGAGTTCGGGCTGCCGCGGCTGGAACAGGGGAACTACCAGGCGCTGCCCGCTTTTATCTCGCCGCTGCCGGCCTCGGTATGGTGCATTCAGCGCCGGGAATATTTCCGCATCAGCGCCCCGCTGCATCCGGCCTACTTCTGCAAAGCCAGAATGCCAGACAAAAGCGTGATCCGTTTTCGTCTGCACGACCTGTCGCTGGGCGGCATGGGCGCCCTGATGGATACCGCCAAACCGGAAGGTCTGGTTGAGGGGATGCGTTTTTCGCAGATCGAACTGGATATGGGTGGCTGGGGCCGCTTCTTTTTCGATGCGCAGCTGATCACGGTGAGCGAACGTAAAGTGGTGGACAGCAAAAATGAAACCATCACTACGCCGCGTCTGAGCTTCCGTTTTCTCAACGTCGGGCCAGGCCCGGAACGCGAGCTACAGCGGATTATCTACTCGCTGGAGCGTGAAGCGCGGGAACGCGCTAACAAAGTGCGTTGA
- a CDS encoding phage antirepressor KilAC domain-containing protein, which translates to MVIPVETFQSSGQLATISSREIAKLTGIAHTEVKRMVQSLETAQRLSQPVTTSLYEREGEMRQEFLLNKRDSLLTVSRISPGFTAAMLDRWQEQERNVNIPDFTNPAAAARAWAEQYEKRQRAEEQLALWAPKAAFFDQFVQVKESLGFRQLCKILKAKEPQFREFLLERNIMQRVGGNLVPPQHHIDAGYFTLHSGVGENERTWSQARFTARGVKWVADLWAKHLSTLAIEMPRADRTEGTPVQQSWL; encoded by the coding sequence ATGGTAATTCCTGTTGAAACTTTCCAGTCCAGTGGCCAGCTTGCCACCATCAGCAGCCGCGAAATCGCCAAGCTGACCGGTATTGCCCATACCGAGGTGAAGCGCATGGTGCAAAGCCTGGAAACGGCGCAGCGTCTTTCGCAGCCGGTCACGACCAGCCTGTATGAGCGCGAAGGTGAAATGCGGCAGGAGTTTTTGCTGAACAAACGGGACTCCCTGCTGACGGTTTCACGTATCTCCCCGGGCTTCACGGCCGCCATGCTCGATCGCTGGCAGGAGCAGGAGAGAAACGTCAACATCCCGGACTTCACCAATCCGGCTGCGGCGGCGCGCGCCTGGGCCGAGCAGTATGAAAAACGCCAGCGTGCCGAGGAGCAGCTTGCGCTCTGGGCCCCAAAGGCGGCGTTCTTTGATCAGTTCGTGCAGGTGAAGGAGTCGCTGGGCTTCCGCCAGCTCTGTAAGATCCTCAAGGCTAAGGAGCCCCAGTTCCGGGAGTTCCTGCTGGAGCGTAATATCATGCAGCGCGTCGGCGGCAATCTGGTTCCGCCGCAGCACCACATCGATGCGGGCTACTTTACCCTGCACAGCGGGGTGGGAGAAAACGAGCGTACCTGGTCGCAGGCACGCTTTACCGCCCGCGGCGTGAAATGGGTGGCCGATCTGTGGGCCAAACACCTGTCAACGCTGGCCATCGAGATGCCCCGGGCGGATCGCACCGAAGGCACACCTGTCCAGCAGAGCTGGCTGTAA
- a CDS encoding GlsB/YeaQ/YmgE family stress response membrane protein produces MGIIAWIVFGLIAGVIAKFIMPGRDGGGFIVTCILGVVGAVVGGWLATMFGIGGSVSGFNLQSFLVAVVGAIIVLLVYRMVRRA; encoded by the coding sequence ATGGGTATCATCGCCTGGATTGTATTTGGTCTGATTGCTGGCGTTATCGCAAAATTCATCATGCCGGGACGTGATGGCGGCGGCTTTATTGTGACCTGTATCCTTGGGGTCGTAGGTGCGGTTGTCGGCGGCTGGCTGGCAACGATGTTTGGCATCGGCGGCAGTGTATCCGGATTTAACCTGCAAAGTTTTCTGGTGGCTGTGGTGGGTGCCATTATCGTGCTGCTGGTTTACAGGATGGTGCGACGCGCCTGA
- a CDS encoding carbohydrate porin — translation MRIHYIALLVSACIPVTTLAATRTDSMEEKIARLEASLAKAEAQIARLEQAQHAPTVNLVSAEPPATPAPTLTLSGYGDLRFYGDVELNMDAASRSGSLTSLRTSPNKDWAPSNNERWDINGRLLLGFDGYRRMDNGQFAGFSVQPLADVTGRMNLDDAAFFFGQENDWKVKVGRFEAYDMFPLNQDTFVEYSGNTANDLYSDGYGYIYMMKEGRGRSDSGGNLLLSKNLGNWYLEVNTLLENGSSLFVDKQYHGMALDNDKNVAYVRPVIAWSEGRFSTAVAMESNLVDNAYGYRDATGRWIDQSDRTGYGLTMRWNGQKTDPDNGVVVNLNTAYMDASDETDFTAAINGLWKNAELGYIYAHNEIDRFNATGLNADCDGECWITHPGNYDIHTLHASYLFPNVMKMKNFNIYLGAYASWIDAHPKEADGDTDARYGGRLRFKYFF, via the coding sequence ATGCGTATACATTATATTGCGCTGCTGGTCAGCGCCTGTATTCCTGTCACCACGCTGGCCGCCACCCGGACGGACAGCATGGAGGAGAAAATCGCCCGGCTGGAAGCCAGCCTGGCAAAAGCCGAAGCCCAGATTGCGCGCCTGGAGCAGGCACAACACGCCCCGACGGTGAACCTGGTCTCCGCCGAACCTCCGGCGACGCCTGCGCCCACATTGACCCTGTCAGGCTACGGCGACCTGCGCTTCTATGGCGATGTGGAGTTGAATATGGACGCCGCCAGCCGCAGCGGCAGTTTGACCTCCCTGCGCACCAGCCCCAACAAAGACTGGGCTCCGTCAAACAACGAGCGCTGGGATATCAATGGCCGCCTGCTGCTGGGCTTTGACGGCTACCGGCGAATGGACAACGGCCAGTTTGCCGGTTTCTCGGTACAGCCGCTGGCGGATGTGACCGGCAGAATGAACCTGGATGACGCGGCATTCTTCTTTGGCCAGGAGAATGACTGGAAAGTCAAAGTCGGGCGCTTCGAAGCCTATGACATGTTCCCGCTCAACCAGGACACCTTCGTTGAGTATTCCGGCAATACGGCAAACGATCTCTACAGCGACGGTTACGGCTACATCTACATGATGAAAGAGGGGCGCGGGCGCAGCGACAGCGGCGGTAACCTCCTGCTGAGCAAGAATCTGGGTAACTGGTACCTTGAGGTTAACACCCTGCTGGAAAATGGCAGCTCGCTGTTTGTCGATAAGCAGTATCACGGTATGGCGCTGGATAACGATAAAAACGTCGCCTATGTGCGCCCGGTTATCGCCTGGTCAGAAGGGCGCTTCTCCACCGCGGTGGCAATGGAGAGCAACCTGGTGGATAACGCCTACGGTTACCGGGATGCGACGGGCCGCTGGATCGATCAGTCCGATCGTACCGGCTATGGCCTGACGATGCGCTGGAACGGGCAAAAAACCGATCCCGATAACGGCGTGGTGGTCAATCTTAATACCGCCTACATGGATGCCAGCGACGAAACGGACTTTACCGCCGCGATCAACGGCCTGTGGAAAAACGCTGAGCTGGGCTATATCTACGCCCATAACGAGATAGACAGATTTAACGCGACCGGACTGAACGCCGACTGTGACGGCGAGTGCTGGATAACTCATCCGGGCAATTACGATATTCATACGCTGCATGCGTCGTATCTGTTTCCCAATGTCATGAAAATGAAAAACTTCAATATTTATCTCGGGGCGTACGCGTCCTGGATCGATGCCCACCCGAAAGAGGCTGATGGCGACACCGACGCCCGCTACGGTGGCCGTCTGCGCTTTAAGTATTTCTTCTGA